From Acinetobacter lwoffii, a single genomic window includes:
- a CDS encoding pilus assembly protein, translating to MKTLNSRNILSTAVSALMTMMVCSSVSRASDIEIYQNAKPSTITLMMLIDISGSMDYMSYGGQSACDAPNQSVKKYALQKINPHADAPTYRRQWCEVTSGGVTTPYPDRITRVKDGMIDLLFGNTSKGITALPDNNIIGLSTLGWVRNPLLIDPTKSDGRLLWDGTQSSSPMRNQGNMNRLAYGNTDTYKSERGGIESDWDNIGNIAVPARRLDATITVDGVSITQRKYLAQKIASLAAVTNTPTARSYAETIAYLLGETTQGRASSGYNFANPDAYDTTRTGYYAAPSSMTQAEADKQCNGQGVYVLTDGDPYQHTNAQELIQSALGSTGSSFSCSTSDSSAGTWDCVRNLAKNYLLSGNNPKGVAIKTAVVGFGNNFNSVPSYDKTKSIAANVASINASSASFNQKNAALWGVEGGGGWYSGSRSEDVVNSVKGFLNEIEVEIPAVATGSPTYPQDALNPLRIQPYGYYGSFTPKPQESTQLWVGNMNKYHIFNGELYNASKTIRLIKADGSLDAAAKGLWTDEGMKGQLPLGIGTNAANEQVANRTIYTNREITGTAAPYAASEIGSLKKVNVATLFGTGSTALFVNDPDKNYWLNLLGYNVAETGTVTLADLITKPELRQVGSVMHSTPILLTQSGKISYTSGTIDTTDRDDYLLFGTTQGLLHVVRAGKNATDADRGKEVFTFVPHEMMRDQKTAFLKEDSTTGGSANLFYGIDAPWTAYTQYVAKADGTLTVKDSGRVAQNASGDDIAIKGLQWVYGGLRMGGKSYYALNLSDLDNPELKFHIDPASSKIYKSSSTTTGVTALSYMGQSWSKPTIAYVKFGGVKKLVMFVGGGYDEGYENAAYNQTNGIGAGVYMFDANNGDLLWWTSANATAAGGAEAFTDASDSTINMKYSVVSQINAIDRDSDGLVDNLYFGDLGGQGFRVDLNNAATGADASAKKGNFAKRVVRLFNEHATGGVSPRFYEMPSVSIHDSDDGYVAAVAFSSGNRSSPLVGTASASGTNNQAGSTVSAADGVFVVYDKDVAKTDLYASPTLTTQNISFSSLNTNISTGVPVTGNNGWKYIYSNIAGVYKGMNELYALDGMLYVNVFHRDGTGIGGTCGAGVKGDSYVYQFCLPTGECPENFYASGQTAPNSVKLGAGILGAGLGQGRSSANNTGLIVNRPNTLDCTTTPNLPECQEFTTTAKLRQLRWYETR from the coding sequence ATGAAAACATTAAATTCAAGAAATATACTTTCTACGGCAGTCTCGGCGCTGATGACGATGATGGTTTGTAGTAGTGTCTCTCGGGCGAGTGATATCGAGATCTATCAAAATGCCAAGCCAAGCACGATTACCCTGATGATGCTGATCGATATTTCAGGGAGTATGGACTATATGTCTTATGGTGGTCAAAGTGCATGTGATGCACCGAACCAAAGTGTAAAAAAGTATGCGCTGCAAAAAATTAATCCGCATGCAGATGCTCCAACCTATAGAAGGCAGTGGTGCGAGGTGACCAGTGGAGGGGTAACTACCCCATATCCAGATCGTATTACCCGCGTTAAGGACGGTATGATTGATTTGTTATTTGGAAATACTAGTAAAGGCATAACCGCCTTACCTGATAATAATATCATTGGTTTATCAACGCTAGGCTGGGTTCGGAATCCGCTGTTAATCGATCCTACAAAGTCCGATGGTCGGTTGCTTTGGGATGGAACACAGTCTAGCTCACCTATGAGAAATCAAGGTAATATGAATCGTTTGGCTTATGGTAATACGGATACATATAAAAGTGAGCGTGGTGGTATTGAGTCGGATTGGGATAATATTGGTAATATTGCAGTGCCTGCACGACGACTAGATGCAACGATTACGGTGGATGGTGTTTCGATCACTCAACGTAAATATTTAGCACAGAAAATTGCCAGTCTTGCAGCGGTGACGAATACGCCAACTGCACGTTCGTATGCTGAAACAATAGCTTATTTGCTGGGTGAGACAACTCAGGGGCGTGCTTCAAGCGGGTATAATTTTGCTAATCCAGATGCTTATGACACCACTCGAACAGGATATTATGCGGCGCCATCATCCATGACGCAGGCAGAAGCGGATAAACAGTGTAATGGACAAGGTGTGTATGTATTAACCGATGGTGATCCTTATCAACATACGAATGCGCAAGAGTTGATTCAAAGTGCCTTGGGAAGTACAGGAAGCTCATTTAGCTGTAGTACTAGTGACAGTTCGGCTGGAACATGGGATTGTGTTCGTAATCTTGCAAAAAATTATTTACTTAGTGGGAACAATCCTAAAGGTGTGGCAATTAAAACAGCTGTTGTTGGTTTTGGTAATAACTTTAACAGTGTGCCGTCATATGATAAGACAAAAAGTATTGCGGCTAATGTGGCATCAATTAATGCTTCCAGTGCGAGCTTCAATCAAAAGAATGCCGCACTGTGGGGGGTTGAAGGCGGTGGTGGGTGGTATTCTGGTAGTAGGTCAGAAGATGTGGTGAATAGTGTTAAAGGCTTTTTAAATGAAATCGAAGTTGAAATTCCTGCGGTAGCAACGGGTTCTCCAACCTATCCTCAGGATGCATTGAATCCACTACGCATTCAACCTTATGGTTATTATGGATCATTTACACCGAAACCTCAGGAGTCTACTCAGCTTTGGGTTGGGAATATGAATAAATATCATATTTTTAACGGTGAACTATATAATGCAAGTAAAACTATTCGCTTAATTAAGGCAGATGGTTCGCTTGACGCAGCCGCCAAAGGGCTTTGGACTGACGAGGGCATGAAAGGACAATTGCCCTTAGGCATAGGCACTAATGCTGCTAACGAGCAAGTTGCAAACCGTACTATTTATACCAATCGTGAAATTACAGGTACTGCGGCTCCGTATGCAGCAAGTGAAATCGGTTCACTGAAAAAAGTCAATGTGGCGACGCTATTTGGTACAGGTAGCACGGCATTGTTTGTGAACGACCCAGATAAAAATTATTGGTTGAACTTGCTTGGTTACAATGTTGCTGAAACAGGAACGGTGACTTTAGCCGATCTTATAACCAAACCTGAACTGCGTCAGGTCGGTTCGGTTATGCACTCCACTCCTATTTTGCTCACCCAGTCAGGTAAAATTTCATACACTTCTGGCACTATTGACACCACTGATCGTGACGATTACTTATTATTCGGTACTACACAAGGATTATTGCATGTCGTACGGGCAGGCAAAAATGCAACTGATGCTGATCGTGGTAAGGAAGTATTTACTTTTGTACCTCACGAAATGATGAGAGACCAAAAGACTGCATTCCTGAAAGAAGATAGCACTACTGGTGGCTCGGCGAATCTGTTTTATGGTATTGATGCACCGTGGACGGCTTATACCCAGTATGTTGCAAAAGCAGATGGAACATTGACCGTGAAGGATTCAGGTCGTGTTGCACAGAATGCCAGTGGTGATGATATTGCCATTAAAGGCTTGCAGTGGGTCTATGGTGGTTTGCGTATGGGAGGCAAAAGTTATTACGCCTTGAATTTATCTGACTTAGATAATCCAGAGCTCAAATTTCACATCGACCCAGCTAGCTCAAAAATTTATAAATCAAGTTCCACAACTACAGGTGTAACCGCTCTAAGTTATATGGGACAAAGTTGGTCTAAACCAACTATTGCCTATGTCAAATTCGGTGGTGTGAAGAAACTAGTGATGTTTGTGGGGGGGGGGTATGATGAAGGCTATGAAAATGCAGCTTATAACCAAACTAATGGTATCGGCGCAGGCGTATATATGTTTGATGCCAATAATGGCGACTTGCTTTGGTGGACCAGTGCCAATGCAACAGCAGCAGGTGGTGCAGAAGCATTTACCGATGCCAGTGACTCTACAATTAACATGAAATACAGTGTTGTCAGTCAGATCAATGCGATTGATCGTGATAGTGATGGTTTGGTAGATAATTTGTACTTTGGTGATTTGGGTGGACAGGGATTCCGTGTTGACTTAAATAATGCGGCGACTGGGGCGGATGCAAGTGCGAAAAAAGGTAATTTTGCGAAACGTGTGGTACGTTTGTTCAATGAACATGCAACAGGTGGCGTAAGTCCTCGGTTCTATGAAATGCCGAGTGTGTCTATACATGACAGCGATGATGGTTATGTTGCAGCCGTTGCATTTAGCTCAGGGAATCGTAGTTCTCCATTAGTTGGAACAGCATCAGCCTCAGGCACAAATAACCAGGCAGGTTCAACGGTGAGTGCAGCGGACGGTGTATTTGTCGTTTATGATAAAGACGTTGCTAAAACAGATCTTTATGCTTCTCCAACATTAACGACACAAAATATTAGCTTTAGTTCTTTAAATACAAATATTAGTACAGGCGTTCCAGTTACTGGTAATAATGGTTGGAAATATATTTATTCGAATATAGCTGGTGTCTATAAAGGCATGAATGAGCTGTATGCCTTAGATGGCATGTTGTATGTCAATGTGTTTCATCGTGATGGTACAGGTATTGGTGGGACGTGTGGCGCTGGTGTAAAAGGGGACAGCTATGTTTATCAATTCTGTTTGCCAACAGGTGAATGTCCTGAAAACTTTTATGCGAGTGGTCAGACAGCACCGAATAGCGTAAAACTTGGTGCGGGTATTTTGGGTGCTGGTTTAGGTCAAGGACGTAGTAGTGCCAATAATACTGGGTTGATTGTAAACCGCCCTAACACGCTCGATTGTACCACTACCCCAAATTTACCTGAATGTCAGGAGTTTACCACCACAGCGAAACTTAGACAGTTACGTTGGTATGAAACTCGTTAA
- a CDS encoding pilus assembly protein PilX → MKQQKGATLITVLVILVIVTLLGTIAVKMGIVGLKIATNSQVNALLLENSDSALFNIENPAEVERQLALDGMFAYFNSAANADDELVFCYRAAQNAFYDFSKASAIAADGTTTKIGVDGFCKANQFAMGRSAVLSQVYLTKNATTSTPFAGVPKGTSLGQSNVPVTMHNIGATVISVLPSFAGATTTQIENCFKQRASAVGACFDGLGIPYNMQHSDYVVGGQPKLMKLI, encoded by the coding sequence ATGAAACAACAAAAAGGTGCAACACTCATTACAGTTTTGGTTATTTTGGTCATTGTCACCTTACTTGGCACAATTGCGGTAAAAATGGGGATTGTGGGCTTAAAAATTGCAACCAATAGTCAGGTGAATGCGTTGTTGTTAGAAAACTCTGATTCAGCGTTGTTTAATATTGAAAATCCTGCTGAGGTTGAAAGACAACTGGCCTTGGATGGTATGTTTGCTTATTTTAACTCGGCTGCCAATGCTGATGATGAATTGGTATTTTGCTATCGGGCTGCCCAAAACGCATTTTACGATTTTTCTAAAGCCAGTGCCATTGCTGCAGATGGTACAACAACTAAAATTGGTGTTGATGGCTTTTGTAAAGCCAATCAATTTGCAATGGGGCGTTCTGCAGTGCTGTCACAAGTGTATTTAACCAAAAATGCAACAACCTCTACACCATTTGCTGGTGTGCCAAAAGGAACAAGTCTTGGACAAAGTAATGTGCCGGTAACCATGCATAATATCGGGGCGACTGTCATTTCAGTCTTACCAAGTTTTGCAGGTGCGACTACTACGCAAATAGAGAACTGTTTTAAGCAGCGGGCTTCGGCCGTGGGGGCATGTTTTGATGGGTTGGGTATTCCCTATAACATGCAGCATTCGGACTATGTGGTTGGTGGACAGCCGAAGCTCATGAAGCTCATATAG
- a CDS encoding PilW family protein has product MAHKRYTSGFTLMELMVALALGLLIVAAGLAVFLSSQRSLGLQSGMSELQQNANFGMSLVTHDLRHTNLNTVSSHRVNNYNNGSGIIFKKENLPTALQATANLEAEFVTLQNKDTDNTTGTSDRLTIQYVPASSEIFNCEGVQVTNASSKTIVQRYYVAESPQQVTGEPTSYSLYCDAASYDGAGLVGLNTNAQQIMQRVDAFKVRLGVKNPAGQLRYMTINEYITAMDAIRAACATPIVEDTCSKTYLNVVSMEIGILSRSTGTIGADANLNTQTSFNVAGTPVTLSGDVAVNKRYLRQAVNQVVAIRNTLGASS; this is encoded by the coding sequence ATGGCTCATAAGCGATATACCTCAGGTTTCACCCTCATGGAGTTGATGGTTGCTTTAGCATTAGGATTGTTAATTGTTGCCGCAGGTTTGGCTGTGTTTTTGAGTAGTCAGCGTTCTTTGGGTTTACAGTCTGGCATGAGTGAGTTGCAGCAAAATGCGAACTTTGGAATGTCGCTCGTTACACATGATTTGAGACATACCAATTTAAATACTGTCTCTTCACATAGGGTGAATAATTATAACAATGGTTCGGGGATTATTTTTAAAAAAGAAAATTTACCAACTGCATTGCAAGCAACAGCTAATTTAGAAGCTGAATTTGTTACTTTGCAAAATAAGGATACTGACAACACTACTGGGACAAGTGATCGGTTAACTATACAATATGTCCCTGCAAGCAGTGAGATTTTTAATTGTGAAGGCGTACAGGTGACGAATGCGTCCTCGAAAACCATTGTGCAACGTTATTATGTGGCAGAAAGTCCACAACAAGTAACGGGTGAGCCGACCTCGTACTCGCTGTATTGTGATGCTGCTTCTTATGATGGTGCAGGGCTAGTCGGTTTAAATACCAATGCACAACAAATTATGCAGCGGGTCGATGCGTTTAAAGTACGCTTAGGGGTAAAAAATCCTGCGGGTCAGTTACGCTATATGACGATTAATGAATATATTACTGCGATGGATGCAATTCGTGCAGCTTGTGCCACTCCAATTGTTGAAGATACCTGTTCAAAAACCTATTTGAATGTTGTTTCTATGGAGATTGGTATTCTGTCTCGTTCTACGGGAACAATTGGTGCTGATGCAAATTTAAATACTCAAACCAGCTTTAATGTTGCGGGAACTCCAGTCACGCTTTCAGGGGATGTAGCAGTAAATAAGCGATATTTGCGTCAGGCGGTAAATCAAGTGGTCGCTATTCGTAATACTTTGGGAGCATCATCATGA
- the pilV gene encoding type IV pilus modification protein PilV, with the protein MMKRQTGVGLVEVLVALVLLSIAVLGFVALQIRAITASNEATMNVQATNIARDLAERMRMNRDGLAGYVANTDTTNCATAFCSPENMAKYDFRLVSSRATDLGMSMDVLNCQGSTLVRKCIYVAWEGTTATNGTGSSDCTNGAAYVPNAKCIIMEVYNYGS; encoded by the coding sequence ATGATGAAACGTCAAACGGGAGTTGGGTTAGTGGAGGTGCTTGTGGCTTTAGTACTTCTAAGTATTGCTGTATTGGGGTTTGTGGCATTACAAATTAGAGCCATCACGGCTAGCAACGAAGCGACGATGAATGTTCAGGCGACTAATATTGCCCGAGATTTGGCGGAGCGGATGCGTATGAATCGGGATGGGTTGGCGGGATATGTTGCGAATACCGATACCACGAATTGCGCAACTGCATTTTGTTCCCCTGAAAATATGGCTAAATACGATTTTAGACTAGTAAGCAGCCGTGCAACTGACTTGGGTATGAGTATGGATGTGCTTAATTGTCAAGGGTCTACCTTAGTTCGAAAATGTATATATGTAGCGTGGGAAGGAACAACAGCGACCAATGGTACAGGTAGTTCTGATTGCACCAATGGTGCAGCCTATGTGCCAAATGCGAAATGCATCATCATGGAGGTATATAACTATGGCTCATAA
- a CDS encoding prepilin-type N-terminal cleavage/methylation domain-containing protein, with protein sequence MRHKENGFTLIELMVTIAVMAIIAMMAAPSFTQTIRKNQLISDTRDFVDLLAETRSEAIFKQSDRVVALDSSVATPFKTWVPTHVTKTSGDSSVTFNRLGQTSVSTNGQCFIFEHSSDAALKAYVYVQKGGTVVYNKAATSCPT encoded by the coding sequence ATGCGACATAAAGAAAACGGGTTCACCTTAATTGAGTTGATGGTGACGATTGCGGTGATGGCAATTATCGCGATGATGGCGGCGCCTTCTTTTACCCAAACAATTCGAAAAAACCAACTTATAAGTGATACGCGTGATTTTGTAGATTTATTGGCGGAAACAAGGTCTGAAGCGATTTTTAAACAGAGTGATCGGGTCGTAGCGTTAGATAGTAGTGTGGCAACACCTTTTAAAACTTGGGTGCCAACGCATGTCACAAAAACGAGTGGGGATAGCAGTGTGACTTTTAATCGTTTGGGGCAGACCAGTGTTTCCACAAACGGACAGTGCTTTATTTTTGAACACAGTAGTGATGCTGCGTTAAAAGCATATGTGTATGTACAAAAGGGTGGAACGGTTGTTTACAATAAAGCGGCAACAAGTTGTCCGACTTGA
- the ispH gene encoding 4-hydroxy-3-methylbut-2-enyl diphosphate reductase — MEIVLANPRGFCAGVDRAIAIVNRALECFNPPIYVRHEVVHNKFVVDDLRQRGAIFVDELDEVPDDNIVIFSAHGVSKAVQQEAERRGLKVFDATCPLVTKVHIEVTKYAREGVEAILIGHEGHPEVEGTMGQYDKNNGGDIYLVEDEDDVAALAVQHPDKVAFVTQTTLSIDDTAKVIDALRQKYPNIQGPRKDDICYATQNRQDAVRDLANQCDVVLVVGSPNSSNSNRLRELAERMGKRAYLVDNADELEQAWFQPNTKIGVTAGASAPEILIKQVIRRLQDWGATAPEELAGREENITFSLPKELRIPVTQA, encoded by the coding sequence ATGGAAATTGTTTTAGCCAACCCACGTGGTTTCTGTGCTGGTGTAGATCGTGCCATTGCGATCGTGAACCGTGCCCTAGAATGCTTTAACCCACCGATTTATGTGCGACATGAAGTGGTGCATAACAAATTTGTGGTCGATGACTTGCGTCAGCGCGGTGCGATTTTTGTCGATGAGCTAGATGAAGTTCCGGATGACAATATCGTGATTTTTAGTGCACATGGGGTGTCTAAGGCTGTGCAGCAGGAAGCCGAACGCCGAGGTTTAAAAGTTTTTGATGCGACCTGTCCATTGGTCACTAAAGTACATATTGAAGTGACTAAATATGCCCGTGAGGGAGTAGAAGCGATTCTAATTGGTCATGAGGGCCACCCAGAAGTTGAAGGCACCATGGGGCAATATGATAAAAATAATGGTGGTGACATTTATTTAGTGGAAGATGAAGATGATGTGGCTGCACTTGCGGTTCAGCATCCAGATAAAGTGGCTTTTGTAACACAAACCACCTTGTCGATTGATGATACTGCCAAAGTGATTGATGCCTTGCGCCAAAAATATCCGAATATTCAAGGGCCGCGTAAGGACGATATTTGCTATGCCACTCAAAACCGTCAGGACGCAGTGCGTGACTTAGCCAATCAGTGTGATGTGGTGTTGGTGGTGGGTTCACCAAATTCATCCAACTCTAACCGTTTACGTGAGTTGGCTGAGCGTATGGGGAAACGCGCCTATTTGGTGGATAATGCAGACGAGTTGGAACAAGCATGGTTTCAACCGAACACAAAGATTGGTGTAACTGCAGGCGCCTCTGCACCAGAAATTTTAATTAAACAAGTGATTCGGCGTCTGCAAGACTGGGGTGCAACCGCCCCTGAAGAGCTGGCAGGCCGTGAAGAAAACATTACCTTTAGTTTGCCCAAAGAGTTACGTATTCCTGTAACACAAGCTTAA
- the gmk gene encoding guanylate kinase, with amino-acid sequence MSGLLFVVSAASGTGKTSLVKALLERVNNLHVSVSHTTRGQRPGELDGVHYHFSDKQDFLNLVNEGGFIEYAEVFGNYYGTAQATVKEQLAKGHDVLLEIDWQGAQQVRRLFPESKQIFILPPSQFDLRERLSNRGTDTVDVIEHRLSCAVEDMQQYSNFDYIIINDDFNKALHDLEAVIIANRLTLSQQANRHEKLIQQLITPTEQ; translated from the coding sequence ATGTCGGGTCTCTTGTTTGTCGTTTCTGCAGCGTCTGGAACAGGCAAAACATCCCTCGTTAAAGCCCTACTTGAGCGTGTCAACAACCTTCACGTTTCTGTGTCACATACCACACGCGGTCAACGACCTGGCGAACTCGATGGCGTGCACTATCATTTCTCCGATAAACAAGATTTTTTAAATCTGGTCAATGAAGGTGGTTTTATTGAATACGCAGAAGTGTTCGGTAATTACTACGGCACTGCACAGGCAACTGTTAAAGAGCAATTGGCCAAAGGCCATGATGTGCTGCTTGAAATTGACTGGCAAGGTGCACAGCAAGTCCGTCGTCTTTTTCCTGAATCAAAACAAATCTTTATTCTGCCACCAAGCCAGTTTGACCTGCGTGAACGCCTGTCTAACCGCGGCACCGACACGGTGGATGTGATCGAACATCGTCTCAGCTGCGCGGTAGAAGATATGCAACAATATAGCAACTTTGACTATATTATTATCAATGATGACTTTAATAAGGCGCTGCATGACCTGGAAGCGGTCATTATCGCTAACCGCTTGACCTTGTCGCAACAGGCCAACCGTCATGAAAAACTGATTCAGCAGCTCATCACACCAACTGAACAGTGA
- the rpoZ gene encoding DNA-directed RNA polymerase subunit omega — MARVTVEDCLDHVDNRFELVLVASKRARQLARQGIEPTVEWDNDKPTVVALREIASGHVSKDILKQRDQDYQTSSLDLALSANNLNLDGFSFQ; from the coding sequence ATGGCACGCGTCACCGTTGAAGATTGTTTAGACCATGTAGACAACCGCTTTGAGCTTGTACTAGTGGCAAGCAAGCGCGCGCGTCAATTGGCACGTCAAGGTATTGAACCAACTGTAGAATGGGACAATGACAAACCGACTGTTGTTGCTTTACGTGAAATCGCTTCAGGTCATGTCTCAAAAGATATTTTGAAACAACGTGATCAAGACTATCAAACATCAAGTCTAGACCTTGCACTTTCTGCAAATAATCTAAACTTAGACGGTTTTTCTTTCCAATAA
- a CDS encoding RelA/SpoT family protein, producing MPGPQVSQAKQQLEIIIDAYLSESDVERVLAACDYADMAHDGIVRKSGEPYILHPIAVSCILAHMRLDPETLMAALLHDVIEDTDFNKDDITETFGFTVAELVDGVTKLSHSSDKEYNKAASFRKILQATLQDPRVIIVKLADRYHNMTTLDALRPDKRARIARETFEIFVPMARIVGMNEMADNLEHLCYQNLDLDMYNNVQTALQETKPKRCEYQAKWEKNLTELLQQHAIQGRIKKKNNNIELLRHFVKNDIDLQELTHSHAFEIILQSIADCDRLAEILTQSFKIQSYEDHIRRPLPGGNQSLMMRLKGEETTLSLTIQTELMRKAARFGVVLGESAPQACRSAIQASMQNLNVLVDGECAKTTFSELLDYLHQEKIWVYTPHGHLHELPQGATAVDFAYAASLFLGNHAVGAKINNETKPLSTPLVSGQVVEIITDVLATPNPDWLSFINTQKARRAIQNILRDQDPDEQRLVGQQALNRALKLFHRSIRDLTEADWKNLLEWRHVSSKEQLFEQIAVGDLLPQLVANHLFAQDQHQNIASSDRLIQGTEGVDVKYAHCCNPVLGDPIQGHLTRRGLIVHRARCHNLLHEQHQHPENIMLLQWTSDDLEDISFTAYLSIDLDMNDEQISDLIYQCRKAHSGVEMVRTQDDKTYVNIVVHNRKQIAQIIRDLRMYFGFPRIIRLAQPVVFSEASKAS from the coding sequence ATGCCAGGCCCACAGGTCAGTCAAGCCAAGCAGCAGTTAGAGATCATTATCGATGCGTATTTAAGTGAAAGCGATGTCGAACGTGTGCTTGCGGCCTGTGATTATGCAGATATGGCGCATGATGGGATTGTGCGCAAAAGTGGTGAACCTTATATTCTGCATCCGATTGCAGTCAGCTGTATTCTGGCGCATATGCGTCTTGACCCTGAAACGCTGATGGCTGCCTTGCTGCATGATGTGATTGAAGACACCGACTTTAACAAAGATGATATTACTGAGACTTTTGGTTTTACTGTGGCCGAGCTGGTCGATGGCGTGACCAAACTGAGTCATTCTAGCGATAAAGAATATAATAAAGCCGCTTCATTCCGGAAAATTCTACAAGCGACTCTACAAGATCCACGTGTCATTATTGTGAAACTGGCCGACCGCTATCACAACATGACCACTTTGGATGCACTACGTCCGGACAAACGTGCGCGTATTGCCCGCGAAACCTTTGAAATTTTTGTCCCAATGGCACGTATTGTCGGCATGAATGAAATGGCCGATAATCTGGAACATTTGTGCTATCAGAATCTTGATCTGGATATGTACAATAACGTTCAGACCGCACTACAGGAAACCAAGCCGAAACGCTGTGAATATCAGGCCAAATGGGAAAAGAACTTGACTGAACTGCTGCAACAGCATGCCATTCAAGGCCGGATCAAAAAGAAAAACAACAATATTGAGCTACTGCGCCACTTCGTCAAAAATGATATCGACCTGCAAGAGCTGACGCATAGCCATGCTTTTGAGATTATTTTACAGAGCATCGCGGACTGTGACCGACTGGCAGAAATTCTGACCCAAAGCTTTAAAATCCAGAGTTATGAAGATCATATCCGCCGTCCATTACCGGGAGGCAACCAGTCCTTGATGATGCGCTTGAAAGGCGAAGAGACGACCCTGTCGCTCACCATTCAAACCGAACTGATGCGTAAAGCCGCACGTTTTGGCGTTGTGCTCGGTGAAAGTGCCCCGCAGGCCTGCCGTTCTGCGATTCAGGCCTCGATGCAGAATCTGAATGTCCTGGTCGATGGTGAATGTGCCAAAACCACTTTTAGTGAATTGCTCGATTATCTACACCAAGAAAAAATCTGGGTCTATACCCCGCATGGTCATTTACATGAATTGCCGCAAGGCGCCACGGCCGTCGACTTTGCTTATGCAGCGAGTTTATTCCTGGGCAACCATGCGGTCGGTGCAAAAATTAACAATGAAACCAAACCCCTTTCAACGCCTCTAGTCAGTGGTCAGGTGGTCGAAATCATTACTGATGTCCTCGCCACCCCGAATCCGGATTGGCTCAGTTTCATCAATACCCAAAAAGCCCGTCGTGCTATTCAGAATATTCTGCGTGATCAAGATCCAGATGAGCAACGTCTGGTCGGACAACAGGCACTCAATCGTGCACTGAAACTGTTCCATCGTTCTATTCGTGATCTGACTGAAGCAGACTGGAAAAACCTCTTGGAATGGCGCCATGTTTCCAGCAAAGAACAGCTGTTTGAACAGATTGCAGTCGGTGATTTATTACCACAACTGGTGGCCAACCATTTATTTGCCCAAGATCAGCATCAGAATATCGCCAGTTCAGACCGTCTGATTCAGGGAACAGAAGGTGTCGATGTCAAATATGCACATTGCTGCAATCCTGTGCTGGGTGATCCGATTCAGGGTCATTTGACCCGTCGCGGTCTGATTGTGCATCGTGCGCGCTGTCATAACCTGCTGCATGAACAGCATCAGCATCCAGAAAATATCATGTTATTGCAGTGGACCTCTGATGATCTGGAAGATATCAGCTTTACTGCCTATCTCAGCATTGACTTGGACATGAATGACGAGCAGATTTCCGACCTGATTTACCAATGCCGTAAAGCGCATTCTGGGGTGGAAATGGTGCGTACTCAGGATGACAAAACCTACGTCAATATCGTGGTGCATAACCGTAAACAGATTGCACAGATTATCCGGGATTTACGCATGTATTTCGGTTTCCCGCGAATTATCCGTCTGGCTCAGCCCGTCGTTTTCAGTGAAGCCTCTAAAGCGAGTTAA
- a CDS encoding RidA family protein has protein sequence MSRQVIHTENAPAAIGTYSQAILVGDTLYLSGQIGLDPYSMELVEGIEAQIRRVFDNLKAVCEAAGGSLADIAKLNIFLTDLSHFQLVNQIMGEYFAQPYPARAALGVASLPKDALVEMDGIIIINQ, from the coding sequence ATGTCCCGCCAAGTAATCCATACTGAAAATGCCCCTGCTGCGATTGGCACTTATTCGCAAGCCATTTTAGTGGGTGATACCTTATATCTATCAGGTCAAATTGGCTTGGATCCTTATAGTATGGAACTGGTTGAAGGCATTGAAGCTCAAATTCGCCGGGTGTTTGATAACTTAAAAGCAGTCTGTGAAGCCGCTGGTGGTTCTTTGGCAGATATCGCCAAGCTGAATATTTTTCTGACCGATTTATCGCACTTCCAGCTGGTCAATCAGATTATGGGTGAGTATTTTGCCCAGCCTTATCCAGCACGTGCTGCTTTAGGTGTCGCCAGCCTGCCTAAAGATGCCTTGGTTGAAATGGATGGGATTATCATCATTAATCAATAA